GATTGCCCCCCAAGCAAGATCAGAACTATTGTACTATCTCCAGTTGATAAAGAGTTGTCGATATCAGGATTTACTCAAAATCATCCTATCCCGTTCCGCACGTTCATCTCGCTTAGTAACTCACTATGATTTGGATTTCCCCAAGAGACCTCAAACCGAACCGTATGAATGCTATAAACACGGCAGAGTTTGTACTCCTACCCAAGAGGCTAACAAGTTCCTGATTCGCTACTCGATTGATACGCTAAACAGGATTAAAGAGTTTGACCGCATAAAATCGGATGCCAGAGTTGAGGTGATTCACGGTGATTCCAGAGAAGTGGACCTACCGGAAGATATTGATATGGTCTTTACTTCTCCCCCCTATGTCGGGTTTATAGACTATCACGACCAGCATAAATACGCCTATGAACTACTGGGATTGAAAAACAATGAAACAAGAGAGATCGGAGCAGCCAAAAGAGGTTCTTCAAAGAAAGCGAGAGAGGAGTATATAGAGAGTATTAACGATGTTCTCCTGCATACTCGCAACTACATGGCTAAGGACGGCATTATGGCTATTGTAGTCAACGATAAGCATGACCTTTACGAACCATCTAAAGTCGGGTTTAAGTCAATCGGAAGGGTAGAGCGTCATGTAAACAGACGCACGGGCAGACGGAGCGGAGCGTTTTATGAAAGCATTTTGATTTGGCAGAAGGCATGATTACAGGGACAACCAGGCAGTCGATAAAGGGATACTTGGAAGGATTTATTCAAGGCATGATAGAGGAAAAAACGGAAAGCGGATTTGACCCCAAAGAACTAAGACCTCAGCGAGAAGCGTCAAGGAAGGGTGATCTCAAGCCTTTTCACGAATCCCTGTTACCTGACGGACTGCTTACGATAACGGAATTTGAGAGGTCTTTTTCTACAAAGTTAGGAACTACTTTTGAAGAATGCGCCAGACTTGTTGCACTTGACAACCATAAAGACGCAAAAAGAAGGCATCGTGTTACAGGAAAAATCTCACTTCAGGCAATCAAGCGTATTGAGGAAATTGTGAGTGAAATTGGTACGGGTGGAATGAAGTCTAAATACCTGGATTTTGTTGAGGAGATTGTCGCTATTGCCGGGAAAGGAGAAAGCGTAGAACGAACCAGTATAGCAGATTTGTATATTGAGAAGAAAGATGGAACAAAAATCTACATCGAGATAAAGAGTCCGAAACCAAATAAAGGGCAGTGCCTAGAAGCTACTGGAAGACAACTGCAAATTCATGGAATAAGTCACAAAGAATCCCCAAGAGTAGAAGCATATTTTGCGTCAGCATACAACCCTTGGGGAGTAGAAAAATCAACTTACAAACACAGCTTCGCTGTAAACTACATGGACTTGGAAGATGAGGTTCTGATCGGCAAGGAGTTCTGGGAACTGGTAGGTGGGACAGGAACGTATGAGGAAGTTCTTGCGATATATCAAGAAGTAGGACAAGAGAAGGGCGCTGATATGTTGGATCAACTCGCTTTAGGATATTGAGATGGGACGCAAGCCTAAAATCATCCCGCACATACCGGGGACTATGAAGCAGATAGTGAAGGCTATGTTTGCAGAAAATGCCAAGTTTGCGAAGGAACAGAGGGCGGAGCAATCAAAAAAGAAGAAAGCGAGGAAAGACAAGTAGTTAGATCAAATTTTGGGAACAAAGTATATAATTCCCAATACAATAATCTCCATAAGCGACGAGGCCAATCAATGTCCAAGTCAAGAAAGCAAGTTGCCGGGAAACGAACCGCATGCCGAGGGCCGGTCGGATGAGTGCGTCTGCTGCGGATTTCCCTGTTTCCCGGGTCCCGGTTGTCAATGTTGCTTCCGTTCCT
This Candidatus Dadabacteria bacterium DNA region includes the following protein-coding sequences:
- a CDS encoding TdeIII family type II restriction endonuclease, with the protein product MITGTTRQSIKGYLEGFIQGMIEEKTESGFDPKELRPQREASRKGDLKPFHESLLPDGLLTITEFERSFSTKLGTTFEECARLVALDNHKDAKRRHRVTGKISLQAIKRIEEIVSEIGTGGMKSKYLDFVEEIVAIAGKGESVERTSIADLYIEKKDGTKIYIEIKSPKPNKGQCLEATGRQLQIHGISHKESPRVEAYFASAYNPWGVEKSTYKHSFAVNYMDLEDEVLIGKEFWELVGGTGTYEEVLAIYQEVGQEKGADMLDQLALGY
- a CDS encoding class I SAM-dependent methyltransferase, yielding IAPQARSELLYYLQLIKSCRYQDLLKIILSRSARSSRLVTHYDLDFPKRPQTEPYECYKHGRVCTPTQEANKFLIRYSIDTLNRIKEFDRIKSDARVEVIHGDSREVDLPEDIDMVFTSPPYVGFIDYHDQHKYAYELLGLKNNETREIGAAKRGSSKKAREEYIESINDVLLHTRNYMAKDGIMAIVVNDKHDLYEPSKVGFKSIGRVERHVNRRTGRRSGAFYESILIWQKA